Proteins from one Sarcophilus harrisii chromosome 2, mSarHar1.11, whole genome shotgun sequence genomic window:
- the EGR4 gene encoding early growth response protein 4 has translation MLNMSEFCPEALLAKYPEGCVETSQETLRQGRDPSLAAFPGGDFLSSTLSGACDTSDYFFLEGPSPSPQPGLSYTGSFFIQAIPEHPHDQEALFNLMSGILGLAPFPGPDGAVPRGPLDALYAASPDTSLAGPLDLFPTELGPATPFPETPWDTSPPAGTSPQCLYEPQPSPPDVKPGLRAPPVSPALDAAPAFKAPYGPWDLLSAPSYLPQGGYQPSPEAGFPPLGSKIEDLLQISCPADLPGPANRIYGGTYDAFSLSGSSQLPSGDFGEGGEGLQSGLSLSPSGEGGGGGGGDLLARAQSSPLSLTLPGPASDFSAAPPTANDFPGASQLPPPTAAQPQPQPPPQPAQAEPRRKGRRGGKCSPRCFCPRPHAKAFACPVESCVRSFARSDELNRHLRIHTGHKPFQCRICLRNFSRSDHLTTHVRTHTGEKPFACDVCGRRFARSDEKKRHGKVHLKQKARAEERLKGLGFYALGLSFAAL, from the exons ATGCTGAACATGAGCGAATTCTGCCCAGAGGCGCTTTTGGCCAAGTACCCCGAGGGATGCGTTGAGACCAGCCAGGAGACTTTGCGACAGGGAAGAGACCCCTCCCTCGCTGCCTTCCCGGGAG GTGACTTCCTGAGCTCCACGCTGAGCGGCGCCTGTGACACGTCCGATTATTTCTTCCTAGAgggtccctctccctccccccaacccgGCCTCAGTTACACCGGCAGCTTCTTCATCCAGGCCATCCCTGAGCACCCCCACGATCAGGAGGCTCTGTTCAACCTCATGTCGGGGATCCTCGGCCTGGCTCCTTTCCCCGGGCCAGACGGCGCGGTCCCTCGGGGCCCGCTGGACGCCCTGTACGCCGCTAGCCCGGACACTTCCCTGGCTGGGCCCCTGGATCTCTTCCCGACCGAGCTGGGCCCCGCCACCCCGTTTCCGGAGACGCCGTGGGACACCTCGCCGCCTGCGGGCACCTCCCCGCAGTGCCTGTACGAGCCCCAGCCGTCCCCGCCCGACGTCAAGCCGGGTCTCCGAGCCCCTCCGGTCTCGCCCGCCCTGGACGCCGCCCCGGCCTTCAAAGCCCCCTACGGGCCTTGGGACCTCTTGTCCGCCCCGAGCTATCTGCCCCAGGGCGGGTACCAGCCCAGCCCCGAGGCTGGCTTCCCCCCGCTGGGCTCCAAGATCGAGGATCTGCTGCAAATCAGCTGCCCGGCGGACCTGCCCGGCCCGGCCAACAGAATCTACGGCGGCACCTACGATGCCTTCTCCCTGTCCGGCTCCAGTCAGCTGCCCTCGGGCGACTTCGGGGAAGGGGGCGAGGGCCTCCAGTCCGGGCTCAGCCTGAGCCCCTCCGGggagggcggcggcggcggcggcggggacCTCCTAGCCCGGGCGCAGTCTTCCCCACTCAGCCTCACCCTCCCGGGCCCCGCCTCAGACTTCTCGGCAGCGCCTCCGACTGCAAACGATTTCCCCGGGGCTTCGCAACTCCCACCCCCGACGGCGGCCCAGCCGCAGCCACAGCCGCCGCCGCAGCCGGCCCAGGCCGAGCCCAGGCGGAAGGGGCGGCGGGGCGGCAAGTGCAGCCCCCGCTGTTTTTGTCCTCGGCCCCACGCCAAGGCCTTCGCGTGCCCCGTGGAGAGCTGCGTCCGCAGCTTCGCCCGCTCGGACGAGCTGAACCGCCACCTGCGCATCCACACCGGCCACAAGCCCTTCCAGTGCCGGATCTGCCTGCGCAACTTCAGCCGCAGTGACCACCTCACCACGCACGTGCGCACCCACACCGGGGAGAAGCCCTTCGCCTGCGACGTGTGTGGCCGTCGCTTCGCGCGCAGCGACGAGAAGAAGCGTCACGGCAAGGTGCACCTGAAGCAGAAGGCCCGGGCGGAGGAGAGACTCAAGGGGCTGGGCTTCTACGCCCTGGGCCTTTCCTTCGCAGCCCTCTAG